Proteins found in one Brachyspira murdochii DSM 12563 genomic segment:
- a CDS encoding response regulator, with the protein MSSSPLGINTKTGKSYKVMVIDDSSTIRIAEKKILLSEQFEVTMESDGAMDALNKLRDAADKPDIIMIDFEMPQMNGIDLLKRIRALNIDSKIIVVTSYSNKGVLMEFLKLKVDGYVVKPIQRQTVIEHLAKVLGREDYIK; encoded by the coding sequence ATGAGTAGTTCACCATTAGGGATTAATACCAAAACAGGCAAGTCCTACAAAGTTATGGTTATAGATGATTCTAGTACAATACGTATAGCAGAAAAGAAAATTTTATTATCAGAACAGTTTGAGGTAACAATGGAATCAGACGGTGCAATGGATGCATTAAATAAATTGAGAGATGCAGCAGATAAACCAGATATAATAATGATAGATTTTGAAATGCCGCAGATGAATGGTATAGATTTGCTTAAAAGAATAAGAGCTTTAAATATAGATTCTAAAATAATTGTGGTAACATCTTATTCCAATAAGGGCGTATTGATGGAATTTTTAAAACTTAAAGTTGACGGATATGTTGTAAAGCCTATACAGCGTCAGACAGTTATTGAGCATTTAGCCAAAGTACTAGGAAGAGAAGATTATATAAAATAA
- the gyrA gene encoding DNA gyrase subunit A: MAVKKNKTDNSEERQYSTLTKDILKRVDHISIENELRESYLTYAMSVIVSRALPDVRDGLKPVHRRILYAMYDANLTHDKPYKKSAATVGEVLARYHPHGDAAVYGTMVRMAQDFSMRYLLVDGQGNFGSIDDDPPAAMRYTEARMTRFAEEMLNDIEKETVKFVPNFDDSRTEPSVLPATVPQLLVNGSMGIAIGMATNMPTHNLREVVNAVVYYIDHQDAEIKDLMRYIQGPDFPTAGIIYGKEGIKEAYTTGKGRIKLRARLEIEETKKDREAIVVKELPYGVVKTTLHEKIAELVKQGKIEGVADIRDESSNRAGIRLIIELKKGVATQIVLNQLFKHTDLETTFGIINLALVNGEPKVLNLKELIKYFVDHRVEVITKRTEYDLNQAKAKAHILEGLLIAQANIEEVIRIIRESENTDAARTTLMNRFKLSEKQAQAILDMPLKRLTALEKLKIEQELQQLREFIAYCEDLLAHPEKILAVIKDELKKIAEKYGDDRRSEIIGKTNDTEIDEEDLIHDEDVAVSITTQGFIKRVPASSYRTQGRGGVGVQGGKSQGEHYIEHLFVASTKDYLFIFTDRGKAFWMKVHEIPALTKISQGKSIKFILNLAPEEKITSYFTVSEFDPKQSIIMVTKMGTIKKMELKHLENAKKRGILALTLENNDELVAVSAVQSGDDFIMTTATGLALRITEEKIRKMGRAAAGVKGIALDDDDICVSGNAIHKGESLIVITENGIGKRLSSKQFNVKGRGGKGQIYIKPDNKTGKVVSVKTVGDKDEIMVVTTDDMTIKIKADSIPELGRNAKGVKIVNISDGARVSDLAVVPCDNEEKK, encoded by the coding sequence ATGGCAGTAAAAAAAAATAAAACTGATAATTCTGAAGAAAGACAATATTCCACACTGACAAAAGATATATTAAAAAGAGTAGATCATATTTCAATAGAAAATGAATTAAGAGAATCCTATTTAACTTATGCCATGAGCGTTATAGTATCAAGGGCTTTACCTGATGTTAGGGACGGATTAAAGCCCGTTCATAGAAGAATACTATATGCTATGTATGATGCTAATCTTACACATGACAAACCATATAAGAAGTCGGCAGCCACAGTAGGTGAAGTTTTGGCACGCTATCACCCGCACGGAGATGCTGCAGTTTACGGCACTATGGTAAGAATGGCACAGGATTTTTCTATGCGTTATTTACTTGTAGACGGACAGGGTAACTTCGGTTCTATAGATGATGACCCGCCTGCCGCTATGCGTTATACTGAAGCAAGAATGACTCGTTTTGCAGAAGAAATGCTCAATGATATAGAAAAAGAAACTGTTAAATTTGTTCCTAACTTTGATGATTCCAGAACTGAGCCTTCTGTACTTCCAGCTACAGTTCCTCAGCTTCTTGTAAATGGAAGTATGGGTATTGCTATTGGTATGGCTACTAATATGCCTACTCATAATTTAAGAGAAGTAGTTAATGCTGTTGTTTATTATATAGATCATCAGGACGCTGAAATTAAAGACCTTATGCGTTATATACAAGGTCCAGACTTCCCTACTGCTGGTATTATATACGGTAAAGAGGGCATTAAAGAGGCTTATACTACTGGTAAGGGAAGAATCAAATTAAGAGCAAGACTTGAAATAGAAGAAACTAAAAAAGATAGAGAGGCTATAGTAGTAAAAGAACTTCCTTACGGGGTTGTAAAAACTACTCTTCATGAGAAGATAGCTGAGTTAGTAAAACAAGGTAAAATTGAAGGTGTTGCTGATATTAGAGATGAGTCTAGTAATAGAGCTGGTATTCGTCTTATAATAGAACTTAAAAAAGGTGTTGCTACTCAGATAGTATTAAATCAGTTATTTAAACATACCGATTTAGAAACTACTTTTGGTATAATTAATCTTGCCTTAGTTAATGGCGAGCCTAAAGTATTAAATTTAAAAGAACTTATAAAATATTTTGTTGACCATAGAGTTGAAGTTATTACTAAAAGAACAGAATATGATTTGAATCAAGCTAAGGCTAAAGCTCATATATTAGAAGGCTTACTCATAGCACAGGCTAATATTGAAGAGGTTATAAGAATAATAAGAGAAAGCGAAAATACTGATGCGGCAAGAACAACTCTTATGAACAGATTCAAACTTTCAGAAAAACAAGCTCAGGCTATACTTGATATGCCTCTTAAAAGATTAACAGCCTTAGAAAAATTAAAAATAGAACAGGAATTGCAGCAATTAAGAGAGTTTATAGCTTATTGTGAAGACTTACTTGCACACCCAGAAAAGATACTTGCAGTTATTAAAGATGAGCTTAAAAAAATAGCAGAAAAATACGGTGATGACAGAAGAAGCGAAATAATAGGAAAAACTAATGATACAGAGATAGATGAAGAAGATTTGATACATGATGAAGATGTGGCAGTATCAATCACTACTCAGGGATTTATTAAGAGAGTACCTGCTTCGAGCTACCGTACACAGGGCAGAGGCGGAGTAGGAGTTCAAGGCGGAAAATCTCAGGGCGAGCATTATATAGAGCATTTATTTGTTGCTTCTACCAAAGATTATTTATTTATATTTACAGACAGAGGTAAGGCTTTCTGGATGAAAGTTCATGAAATACCTGCCTTAACTAAAATTTCTCAGGGAAAAAGTATTAAATTTATTCTTAATTTAGCACCGGAAGAGAAAATAACAAGCTACTTTACAGTATCTGAGTTTGATCCTAAACAGTCTATTATTATGGTTACAAAAATGGGTACTATAAAGAAAATGGAATTAAAACATCTTGAAAATGCTAAAAAAAGAGGAATATTAGCTTTAACATTAGAAAATAATGATGAGCTTGTAGCTGTTTCTGCTGTTCAGAGTGGAGATGACTTTATTATGACTACAGCTACTGGTCTTGCTTTGAGAATAACTGAAGAGAAAATCAGAAAGATGGGAAGAGCAGCTGCTGGAGTTAAAGGTATTGCTTTAGATGATGATGACATTTGTGTATCTGGAAATGCTATACATAAGGGTGAATCATTAATAGTTATTACAGAAAATGGTATAGGTAAAAGACTTTCTTCTAAACAGTTTAATGTTAAAGGAAGAGGGGGCAAGGGTCAAATTTATATTAAACCAGATAATAAAACTGGTAAAGTTGTCAGTGTAAAAACAGTAGGAGACAAAGATGAGATAATGGTTGTTACTACTGATGATATGACTATAAAAATAAAGGCTGATTCTATACCAGAGCTTGGAAGAAATGCTAAGGGTGTAAAAATCGTTAATATTTCTGACGGAGCTAGAGTTAGTGATTTGGCTGTTGTGCCTTGTGATAATGAGGAGAAAAAGTAA
- a CDS encoding PepSY-like domain-containing protein: MDRKLELPYKAEIFIKSKFLKAEIVELEKTDNIFKVELDNEIFITFDENGNWLSINSEKRLPEHIIPEVVKEKVDKLKRLEIEYKNENLDINEIRRIINSYRVILDHYLEMHIYSR, translated from the coding sequence ATGGATAGAAAATTAGAATTACCTTATAAGGCGGAAATATTTATAAAGAGTAAATTTCTTAAAGCAGAAATAGTAGAACTGGAAAAAACTGATAATATTTTTAAAGTAGAACTTGATAACGAAATATTTATCACATTTGACGAAAATGGTAATTGGCTTTCTATAAATAGTGAAAAAAGACTTCCAGAGCATATTATTCCAGAAGTAGTAAAGGAAAAAGTAGATAAATTAAAAAGATTAGAAATAGAATACAAAAATGAAAATTTAGATATTAATGAGATAAGGCGAATCATTAATTCATATAGAGTAATACTAGATCATTATTTAGAGATGCATATATACAGCAGATAA
- a CDS encoding ABC transporter ATP-binding protein — protein MNIKIISISKVFPLGVAQFNACEDISLDINQGDFISFVGHTGSGKSTLLSIIGAILKPTSGTIYYDSFKLNGASEDVLASFRREYFSYIFQYPVIIPTISVIDNILMPLAFKHKITEDKIKQTKENIELFSLKDKMNSKAANLSGGEMKKVAILRALAYGCKCLIADEPTSDLDPATTKTLMEILTAINKQGTSIIMVTHAHNIAAYANNVYEMSNGKIVRCLK, from the coding sequence ATGAACATAAAAATTATTAGTATATCAAAAGTTTTTCCTTTAGGCGTTGCACAATTTAATGCATGCGAAGATATTAGTTTGGATATAAATCAGGGAGATTTTATCAGCTTTGTAGGGCATACTGGAAGCGGTAAAAGTACATTGCTCAGCATTATAGGTGCTATACTTAAACCTACAAGCGGAACTATATATTATGACTCTTTCAAATTAAACGGTGCCTCAGAAGACGTGCTTGCCAGCTTTAGAAGAGAATATTTTTCGTATATATTTCAGTACCCTGTTATAATACCAACTATAAGTGTTATAGATAATATATTAATGCCTTTAGCTTTTAAACATAAAATAACAGAAGATAAAATTAAGCAGACAAAAGAAAATATAGAACTATTTTCTCTTAAAGATAAAATGAACTCTAAAGCTGCTAATTTATCCGGCGGCGAAATGAAAAAGGTAGCTATATTAAGAGCATTGGCATACGGATGTAAATGCCTAATAGCCGATGAGCCTACAAGCGACTTGGACCCTGCTACTACAAAAACATTAATGGAAATACTTACAGCAATAAATAAACAGGGGACAAGCATCATTATGGTTACTCATGCTCATAATATTGCAGCTTATGCAAATAATGTTTATGAAATGTCTAATGGGAAAATTGTAAGATGCTTAAAATAA
- a CDS encoding PP2C family protein-serine/threonine phosphatase encodes MKDERILMFLKFISVVFLVLFILLNIASISYYENKFIFILLFILFLLFLIPSFIFYRHLTKMYLIKDYKEIQEKTSDGKIYRFSKINSSTINDYQKAIIDLKEKNSYILGRYDVLDNIKKQYKKDMKKARKLQEYMIPNKMPNSNYITSASLYKPFEVIGGDFFDYVNIDNDRILFIMSDISGHGVEAAIITAMFKTAFRNLASSFKSVSSFLYDINNYLLQILPINYYLTMIIAEIDLKNKKLTYSNASHTPMLLVRENGIKEFTKGGTIIGLFPKAKYEEETIDIKTNDILFFYTDGVTEASKSKNKYDLYGIDRLKKVLYDNRNDKIERIMESIEKDFYEYLSYMSPDDDFTIAAFKLK; translated from the coding sequence ATGAAAGATGAACGTATTTTAATGTTTTTAAAATTTATTTCTGTAGTATTTCTAGTGCTATTTATACTTCTTAATATAGCTTCTATCTCATATTATGAAAATAAATTTATATTTATACTATTATTTATATTATTTCTATTATTTTTGATTCCATCATTTATATTTTACAGACATTTAACAAAAATGTATTTAATTAAAGATTATAAAGAAATACAAGAGAAAACATCAGACGGAAAAATATACAGATTTTCAAAAATAAACAGCTCCACAATAAATGATTATCAAAAAGCAATAATTGACTTAAAAGAAAAAAACAGCTATATTTTAGGAAGATACGATGTACTTGACAATATAAAAAAACAATATAAAAAAGATATGAAAAAAGCAAGAAAGCTTCAGGAATATATGATTCCAAATAAAATGCCTAACAGCAATTATATCACTTCAGCATCATTATACAAACCTTTTGAAGTAATAGGCGGAGATTTTTTTGATTATGTAAATATAGACAATGACAGAATACTGTTTATTATGTCAGATATAAGCGGTCATGGTGTAGAGGCAGCAATTATCACAGCTATGTTTAAGACAGCTTTTAGAAATTTAGCCTCTTCTTTCAAATCTGTAAGTTCTTTTTTGTATGATATAAATAATTATCTGCTGCAGATACTTCCAATCAACTATTATCTTACTATGATTATAGCAGAAATAGACTTAAAAAATAAAAAACTTACATATTCAAATGCTTCTCATACACCAATGCTTTTAGTAAGAGAAAATGGAATAAAAGAATTCACTAAAGGAGGCACTATAATAGGTCTTTTTCCAAAAGCAAAATATGAAGAAGAAACTATTGATATAAAAACAAATGATATATTATTTTTCTATACCGACGGAGTAACAGAGGCTTCAAAATCAAAAAATAAGTATGATTTATACGGTATAGACAGATTAAAAAAAGTGCTTTATGATAATAGAAATGACAAAATAGAAAGAATAATGGAAAGTATTGAAAAAGATTTTTATGAATATCTTTCTTATATGTCCCCTGATGATGATTTTACTATTGCAGCATTCAAATTAAAATAA